Proteins encoded within one genomic window of Alteribacter populi:
- a CDS encoding DCC1-like thiol-disulfide oxidoreductase family protein → MIEKIRSVYRIKHMLIGASLLRIAFGFIIIYNYAIHYSQRHFLWGANGVVGYSPYESLSVYSLNTSPLAFDILFHIGTLVAVAFTVGFKTRLTAILNFIFVWSLMEINGLVLDGGSNISRILLFYLIFATTAAYFSVDSHLKENKESKTVDRNAFSLRVLVHNLAILACLAQVCIMYFTSGLHKAMGGLWQNGTAIYYILQVEEFTHPFFANLVLSSDLLLVIGAYFTIVVQLAYPFLLTNRYTRYAAMAGVISMHLGIAVVMGLFTFSFIMIANQMLFLKDNEYKSLFKFVKEKRAKFTKNKQTALTGRGKTDADLTAGAQISPIIVLYDGWCPFCNKSIQTFKKLDWRDRVSFTSFREPGIAKQFGVEVASLEKRIHSVQRSTNTVEEGINSINRICKNVPLLWFLVPMLSFSSMIGLGQPVYDWIAKRRTIFPTGGCEEDSCEMPLSKKNQ, encoded by the coding sequence ATGATTGAAAAAATCAGGTCTGTGTACCGGATAAAACATATGCTGATCGGAGCGAGCCTGTTACGAATTGCATTTGGATTTATCATCATTTACAACTATGCCATTCATTACTCCCAGCGTCACTTTTTGTGGGGCGCAAATGGTGTAGTCGGATACTCTCCTTATGAGAGCCTCTCTGTCTACTCATTAAATACGTCCCCCCTTGCCTTTGATATCTTGTTCCATATCGGGACTCTTGTGGCTGTCGCATTCACAGTCGGATTTAAAACCAGGCTGACTGCCATTTTAAACTTTATCTTTGTGTGGTCTTTAATGGAGATAAACGGGTTGGTACTGGACGGCGGCAGCAACATCTCGCGGATCCTCCTGTTCTATTTGATCTTTGCCACTACAGCTGCTTATTTTTCAGTGGATTCTCACCTAAAAGAAAACAAAGAGAGTAAAACAGTTGATAGGAACGCCTTTTCATTACGGGTTCTTGTACATAACCTTGCTATCCTTGCCTGTCTGGCGCAAGTCTGCATTATGTACTTTACATCAGGCTTGCACAAGGCGATGGGGGGGCTTTGGCAGAACGGAACGGCAATCTATTACATTTTGCAGGTTGAAGAATTTACACATCCATTTTTCGCGAATTTAGTGTTATCTTCTGACCTGTTGCTTGTTATCGGTGCATATTTCACCATCGTTGTACAGCTTGCTTATCCATTTCTGCTTACAAACCGGTATACCAGGTACGCCGCCATGGCGGGAGTCATCAGTATGCACCTGGGAATTGCTGTGGTGATGGGGCTATTTACTTTTTCTTTTATTATGATCGCAAATCAGATGCTTTTCCTAAAAGACAATGAATACAAATCTCTCTTTAAATTCGTAAAAGAAAAAAGAGCGAAATTTACTAAGAACAAACAAACAGCACTCACCGGCCGGGGAAAAACGGATGCCGACCTGACAGCCGGTGCTCAAATAAGTCCGATTATCGTCTTATATGACGGCTGGTGTCCGTTTTGTAACAAAAGCATTCAAACATTTAAAAAGCTCGACTGGCGCGACCGGGTATCGTTTACTTCTTTCAGGGAGCCGGGGATCGCAAAGCAGTTTGGTGTAGAAGTTGCTTCCCTTGAAAAACGAATTCACTCCGTCCAGCGCTCTACGAACACCGTGGAAGAAGGCATTAACAGCATAAACAGGATCTGTAAAAACGTACCTCTTCTATGGTTTCTCGTTCCCATGCTCAGCTTTTCTTCCATGATTGGTCTTGGCCAGCCGGTTTATGACTGGATAGCCAAGCGCCGTACTATCTTTCCTACAGGTGGCTGTGAAGAAGACAGCTGTGAAATGCCTTTGAGTAAAAAAAACCAGTAG
- a CDS encoding DUF5819 family protein, with product MIKKIIGVFLCTLFVSHFSITLLYNSPSNPVQAKNQPVINTYMNPLFEQNWRLFAPDPVTTTTHFHVKAKLGDRETEWIDLINYMVDKNYQNRFTPYNAMLRIPRGAWQLPNYQDDAVREILRKIDRGELEEEGYEDLLENAQQEELQERSIDIINRFAEAHLSSIFPEEDIIEFQVLITEIQPVPFSENGNLDYVLKESHYNLEWVESQGVLPMY from the coding sequence TTGATAAAAAAAATTATTGGTGTTTTTCTGTGTACCCTGTTCGTCAGCCATTTTTCAATAACATTACTCTATAACAGCCCCTCCAATCCTGTTCAGGCAAAGAATCAACCGGTTATCAATACGTATATGAATCCACTGTTTGAACAAAATTGGCGACTGTTTGCCCCTGACCCCGTCACAACAACAACTCACTTTCATGTGAAAGCGAAATTAGGAGACCGGGAAACAGAGTGGATCGACCTGATTAACTATATGGTAGATAAAAACTATCAAAACCGGTTTACCCCGTATAATGCGATGCTCCGAATCCCAAGAGGGGCCTGGCAGCTCCCAAACTACCAGGATGATGCAGTAAGAGAAATTCTAAGAAAGATTGATCGCGGGGAGTTAGAGGAAGAAGGATACGAAGATTTATTGGAAAATGCCCAGCAGGAAGAGCTCCAGGAAAGATCCATTGATATCATAAACCGTTTTGCTGAAGCTCATTTAAGCAGCATTTTCCCTGAAGAGGATATCATTGAATTTCAAGTACTGATTACTGAAATACAGCCGGTTCCTTTTTCTGAAAATGGAAACCTGGACTATGTGTTAAAAGAAAGTCATTACAACTTGGAGTGGGTTGAATCGCAAGGGGTTCTGCCGATGTACTAA